One window of the Bos indicus isolate NIAB-ARS_2022 breed Sahiwal x Tharparkar chromosome 15, NIAB-ARS_B.indTharparkar_mat_pri_1.0, whole genome shotgun sequence genome contains the following:
- the MADD gene encoding MAP kinase-activating death domain protein isoform X11 produces MVQKKKSCPRLLDYLVIVGARHPSSDSVAQTPELLRRYPLEDHSEFPLPPDVVFFCQPEGCLSVRQRRMTLRDDTSFVFTLTDKDTGVTRYGICVNFYRSFQKRVPKEKGEAGPGSRGKEGPRAPFVSEEVGPKTSESGPSLQPPSADSTPDVSQSPRARRRAKAGSRSRNSTLTSLCVLSHYPFFSTFRECLYTLKRLVDCCSERLLGKKLGLPRGIQRDTMWRIFTGSLLVEEKSSALLHDLREIEAWIYRLLRSPVPVSGQKRVDIEVLPQELQQALTFALPDPSRFTLVDFPLHLPLELLGVDACLQVLTCILLEHKVVLQSRDYNALSMSVMAFVAMIYPLEYMFPVIPLLPTCMASAEQLLLAPTPYIIGVPASFFLYKLDFKMPDDVWLVDLDSNRVIAPTNAEVLPILPEPESLELKKHLKQALASMSLNTQPILNLEKFHEGQEIPLLLGRPSNDLQSTPSTEFNPLIYGNDVDSVDVATRVAMVRFFNSPNVLQGFQMHTRTLRLFPRPVVAFQAGSFLASRPRQTPFAEKLARTQAVEYFGEWILNPTNYAFQRIHNNMFDPALIGDKPKWYAHQLQPIHYRVYDSGSQLAEALSVPPERDSDSDPTDDSGSDSMDYDDSSSSYSSLGDFVSEMMKCDINGDTPNVDPLTHAALGDASEVAIEELQNQKEAEEPGPDGESSQENPPLRSSPSTTVSSSPSTIIHGASSEPVDSAETDDKAAGGVPKSVPTVPPGMGKCSMDRHQTETGEGSVRQRASDSPCLQPQCGFPPEEDDEQGESYTPRFSQHVSGHRAQKLLRPSSLKLASDSDAESDSRASSPTSTVSSNSTEGFGGIMSLASSLYRNHSTSFSLSNLTLPTKGAREKSTPFPSLKVFGLNTLMEIVTEAGPGSGEGHRRALVDQKSSVIKHSPTVKREPPSPQGRASNSSENQQFLKEVVHSVLDGQGVGWLNMKKVRRLLESEQLRVFVLSKLNRTVQSEDEARQDVIPDVEISRKVYKGMLDLLKCTVLSLEQSFAHAGLGGMASIFGLLEIAQTHYYSKEPDKRKRSPTESISTPVGKDPGLAGRGDPKAMAQLRVPQLGPLAPSAPGKSPKELDTRSLKEENFVASIGPEVIKPTFDLGETDEKKSQVSADSGVSLTSGSQRTDPDSVISVSPAVMIRSSSQDSEVSTVVSNSSGETLGADSDLSSSAGDGPGGEGSAYLAGSRGTLSDSEIETNSATSAIFGKAHSLKPSVKEKLVGSPVRFSEDVSQRVYLYEGLLGKERSTLWDQMQFWEDAFLDAVMLEREGMGMDQGPQEMIDRYLSLGEHDRKRLEDDEDRLLATLLHNLISYMLLMKVNKNDIRKKVRRLMGKSHIGLVYSQQINEVLDQLANLNGRDLSIRSSGSRHMKKQTFVVHAGTDTNGDIFFMEVCDDCVVLRSNIGTVYERWWYEKLINMTYCPKTKVLCLWRRNGSETQLNKFYTKKCRELYYCVKDSMERAAARQQSIKPGPELGGEFPVQDMKTGEGGLLQVTLEGINLKFMHNQVFIELNHIKKCNTVRGVFVLEEFVPEIKEVVSHKYKTPMAHEICYSVLCLFSYVAAVRSSEEDLRTPPRPVSS; encoded by the exons ATGGTGCAAAAGAAGAAGTCCTGTCCTCGGTTACTTGACTACCTGGTGATCGTAGGGGCCAG GCACCCGAGCAGTGACAGTGTGGCCCAGACTCCGGAACTGCTACGGCGGTACCCACTAGAGGACCACTCGGAGTTTCCCCTGCCCCCGGATGTCGTGTTCTTCTGCCAGCCGGAGGGCTGCCTGAGCGTGCGGCAGCGGCGCATGACCCTGCGGGATGACACCTCTTTTGTCTTCACCCTCACGGACAAGGACACTGGTGTCACCCGATATGGCATCTGCGTCAACTTCTACCGCTCCTTCCAAAAGCGCGTGCCTAAGGAAAAGGGGGAGGCCGGGCCAGGGTCCCGGGGGAAGGAAGGGCCCCGAGCCCCCTTCGTCTCCGAGGAGGTGGGCCCCAAGACCTCGGAGAGCGGCCCATCCCTGCAGCCGCCCAGTGCCGACTCCACCCCAGACGTGAGCCAGTCTCCGCGGGCCAGACGCCGGGCCAAGGCGGGGAGCCGGTCCCGCAACAGCACGCTGACGTCCCTGTGCGTGCTCAGCCACTACCCCTTCTTCTCTACCTTCCGAGAGTGTCTGTACACCCTCAAGCGTCTGGTGGACTGCTGCAGCGAGCGCCTGCTGGGCAAGAAACTGGGCCTCCCTCGAGGCATACAGAG GGACACCATGTGGCGAATCTTTACTGGATCGTTGTTAGTGGAGGAGAAGTCAAGTGCCCTGCTGCACGACCTCCGGGAGATTGAGGCCTGGATCTACCGGTTGCTGCGCTCCCCGGTACCTGTCTCGGGGCAGAAGCGAGTGGACATTGAGGTCCTGCCCCAGGAGCTCCAGCAGGCTCTGACCTTTGCTCTCCCAGACCCCTCTCGATTCACCCTAGTGGACTTCCCGCTGCACCTCCCCCTGGAGCTTCTGGGTGTGGACGCCTGTCTACAGGTGCTCACCTGCATCCTGTTAGAGCACAAG GTTGTGCTCCAGTCCCGAGACTACAATGCACTCTCCATGTCCGTGATGGCCTTTGTGGCGATGATCTACCCCTTGGAGTATATGTTTCCTGTTATCCCACTGCTGCCCACCTGCATGGCATCAGCAGAACAG CTGCTCTTGGCTCCAACACCATACATCATCGGAGTCCCTGCCAGCTTCTTCCTCTACAAACTGGACTTCAAAATGCCTGATGACGTGTGGCTAGTAGATCTGGACAGCAATAGG GTGATTGCCCCCACTAATGCGGAAGTGCTGCCTATCCTGCCAGAGCCGGAATCGTTAGAGTTGAAGAAGCATTTGAAGCAG GCCCTCGCCAGCATGAGTCTCAACACCCAACCCATCCTCAATCTGGAGAAATTCCACGAGGGCCAGGAGATCCCCCTTCTCCTGGGAAGGCCTTCTAATGACCTGCAGTCCACACCTTCCACCGAGTTCAACCCGCTCATCTACGGCAATGATGTGGATTCGGTGGATGTTGCAACCAG AGTGGCCATGGTCCGTTTCTTCAACTCCCCCAACGTGCTGCAGGGCTTTCAGATGCACACACGTACCCTACGTCTCTTCCCCCGGCCCGTGGTGGCTTTCCAAGCCGGCTCCTTTTTAGCCTCACGCCCCCGGCAGACTCCTTTCGCCGAGAAACTGGCCAGGACTCAGGCCGTGGAGTACTTTGGAGAATGGATCCTGAACCCCACCAACTACGCCTTCCAGCGGATTCACAACA ACATGTTCGATCCAGCTCTGATTGGCGACAAGCCCAAGTGGTATGCCCACCAGCTGCAGCCCATTCACTATCGAGTGTATGACAGTGGTTCCCAACTGGCCGAGGCGCTGAGCGTGCCGCCCGAGCGAGACTCTGACTCTGACCCAACTGACGACAG TGGGAGTGACAGCATGGATTATGACGATTCAAGCTCTTCTTACTCTTCCCTTGGTGACTTTGTCAGCGAGATGATGAAATGCGATATCAACGGTGATACTCCTA ACGTGGACCCTCTGACGCACGCGGCACTGGGAGATGCCAGCGAGGTGGCGATTGAGGAGCTGCAGAAccagaaggaggcagaggaaccCGGCCCGGATGGCGAGAGCTCTCAGGAAAACCCGCCCCTGCGCTCCAGCCCCAGCACCACTGTGAGCAGTAGCCCCAGCACCATTATCCACGGCGCCAGCTCT GAACCTGTTGACTCAGCAGAGACCGACGATAAGGCGGCAGGAGGCGTCCCCAAGTCCGTACCCACCGTGCCTCCCGGCATGGGCAAGTGCAGCATGGACAGGCATCAGACAGAAACCGGAGAGGGGTCAGTGCGCCAGCGAGCCTCTGACAGCCCGTGCCTCCAGCCCCAGTGTGGCTTTCCCCCTGAGGAAGACGATGAGCAGGGTGAAAGTTACACCCCCCGATTCAGCCAGCATGTCAGTGGCCATCG GGCTCAAAAGCTGCTGCGGCCCAGCAGCTTGAAGCTGGCAAGTGACTCAGACGCAGAGTCGGACTCTCGAGCGAGCTCGCCCACCTCCACTGTCTCCAGCAACAGCACGGAGGGCTTCGGGGGCATCATGTCTTTGGCCA GCAGCCTGTATCGGAACCACAGCACCAGCTTCAGCCTTTCGAACCTCACACTGCCCACCAAAGGAGCCCGAGAGAAGAGCACGCCCTTCCCCAGTCTGAAAG TATTTGGGCTAAATACTCTAATGGAGATTGTTACTGAAGCCGGCCCCGGGAGTGGTGAAG GGCACAGGCGGGCGTTGGTGGACCAGAAGTCGTCCGTCATTAAACACAGCCCGACCGTGAAGAGAGAGCCCCCGTCACCCCAGGGCCGAGCCAGCAACTCTAG TGAGAACCAGCAGTTCCTGAAGGAGGTGGTGCACAGCGTGCTGGACGGCCAGGGCGTCGGCTGGCTCAACATGAAGAAGGTGCGGCGGCTGCTGGAGAGCGAGCAGCTGCGCGTCTTCGTCCTGAGCAAGCTGAACCGCACGGTGCAGTCCGAGGACGAGGCCCGGCAGGATGTCATCCCCGACGTG GAGATCAGCCGGAAGGTGTACAAGGGCATGTTGGATCTGCTCAAGTGCACAGTCCTCAGTCTGGAGCAGTCCTTTGCCCACGCTGGCCTGGGTGGCATGGCCAGCATCTTCGGGCTTCTGGAGATCGCCCAGACCCACTACTACAGTAAAG AACCAGACAAGCGGAAGAGAAGTCCCACAGAGAGCATCAGTACACCAGTCGGCAAGGATCCTGGCCTGGCTGGGCGGGGGGACCCAAAGGCCATGGCACAGCTGAGGGTCCCCCAGCTGGGACCTCTGGCACCGAGTGCCCCAGGAAAGAgtcccaaagaactggacacCAGAAGTCTAAAGGAAGAGAACTTTGTGGCATCTATCG GGCCTGAAGTAATCAAACCCACCTTTGACCTTGGTGAGACCGACGAGAAAAAGTCCCAGGTCAGCGCAGACAGTGGTGTGAGCCTGACATCTGGTTCCCAG AGGACCGATCCAGACTCTGTCATCAGTGTGAGTCCCGCTGTGATGATCCGAAGCTCAAGTCAGGACTCTGAAGTTAGCACCGTG GTGAGCAACAGCTCCGGAGAGACCCTGGGAGCAGACAGCGACCTCAGCAGCAGTGCGGGTGATGGCCCAGGCGGCGAGGGCAGCGCCTACTTGGCAGGCTCTCGAGGCACCTTGTCTGACAGCGAGATCGAGACCAACTCTGCCACCAGTGCCATCTTT GGTAAAGCCCATAGCTTGAAGCCAAGTGTGAAGGAGAAGCTGGTGGGCAGCCCAGTTCGCTTTTCTGAAGACGTCAGCCAGCGAGTCTACCTCTACGAGGGACTCCTAG GCAAAGAGCGTTCTACTTTATGGGACCAAATGCAGTTCTGGGAAGACGCGTTCTTAGATGCCGTGATGTTGGAGAGAGAAGGAATGGGCATGGACCAGGGTCCCCAGGAAATGATAGACAG GTACCTGTCCCTGGGAGAACACGACCGGAAGCGCCTGGAGGACGATGAAGACCGTCTGCTGGCCACACTCTTGCACAACCTCATCTCGTACATGCTGCTGATGAAG GTAAATAAGAATGACATCCGGAAGAAGGTGAGGCGCCTGATGGGAAAGTCCCATATTGGGCTTGTGTACAGTCAGCAAATCAATGAAGTCCTTGACCAGCTGGCCAACCTG AATGGACGCGATCTCTCCATCCGGTCCAGTGGCAGCCGGCACATGAAGAAGCAGACATTCGTGGTACATGCAGGGACAGACACGAATGGAGATATCTTTTTCATGGAG GTGTGTGACGACTGCGTGGTGCTGCGCAGTAACATCGGGACGGTGTACGAGCGCTGGTGGTACGAGAAACTCATCAACATGACCTACTGCCCCAAGACCAAGGTGCTGTGCTTGTGGCGCAGAAATGGCTCCGAGACCCAGCTCAACAAGTTCTATACTAAGAAG TGTCGGGAGCTGTACTACTGCGTGAAGGACAGCATGGAGCGCGCCGCCGCCCGCCAGCAGAGCATCAAGCCGG GGCCGGAATTGGGTGGCGAGTTCCCCGTGCAGGACATGAAGACTGGCGAGGGGGGCTTGCTGCAGGTCACCCTCGAAGGGATCAACCTCAAGTTCATGCACAACCAG
- the MADD gene encoding MAP kinase-activating death domain protein isoform X22: protein MVQKKKSCPRLLDYLVIVGARHPSSDSVAQTPELLRRYPLEDHSEFPLPPDVVFFCQPEGCLSVRQRRMTLRDDTSFVFTLTDKDTGVTRYGICVNFYRSFQKRVPKEKGEAGPGSRGKEGPRAPFVSEEVGPKTSESGPSLQPPSADSTPDVSQSPRARRRAKAGSRSRNSTLTSLCVLSHYPFFSTFRECLYTLKRLVDCCSERLLGKKLGLPRGIQRDTMWRIFTGSLLVEEKSSALLHDLREIEAWIYRLLRSPVPVSGQKRVDIEVLPQELQQALTFALPDPSRFTLVDFPLHLPLELLGVDACLQVLTCILLEHKVVLQSRDYNALSMSVMAFVAMIYPLEYMFPVIPLLPTCMASAEQLLLAPTPYIIGVPASFFLYKLDFKMPDDVWLVDLDSNRVIAPTNAEVLPILPEPESLELKKHLKQALASMSLNTQPILNLEKFHEGQEIPLLLGRPSNDLQSTPSTEFNPLIYGNDVDSVDVATRVAMVRFFNSPNVLQGFQMHTRTLRLFPRPVVAFQAGSFLASRPRQTPFAEKLARTQAVEYFGEWILNPTNYAFQRIHNNMFDPALIGDKPKWYAHQLQPIHYRVYDSGSQLAEALSVPPERDSDSDPTDDSGSDSMDYDDSSSSYSSLGDFVSEMMKCDINGDTPNVDPLTHAALGDASEVAIEELQNQKEAEEPGPDGESSQENPPLRSSPSTTVSSSPSTIIHGASSEPVDSAETDDKAAGGVPKSVPTVPPGMGKCSMDRHQTETGEGAQKLLRPSSLKLASDSDAESDSRASSPTSTVSSNSTEGFGGIMSLASSLYRNHSTSFSLSNLTLPTKGAREKSTPFPSLKGHRRALVDQKSSVIKHSPTVKREPPSPQGRASNSSENQQFLKEVVHSVLDGQGVGWLNMKKVRRLLESEQLRVFVLSKLNRTVQSEDEARQDVIPDVEISRKVYKGMLDLLKCTVLSLEQSFAHAGLGGMASIFGLLEIAQTHYYSKEPDKRKRSPTESISTPVGKDPGLAGRGDPKAMAQLRVPQLGPLAPSAPGKSPKELDTRSLKEENFVASIELWSKHQEVKNQKALEKQRPEVIKPTFDLGETDEKKSQVSADSGVSLTSGSQRTDPDSVISVSPAVMIRSSSQDSEVSNSSGETLGADSDLSSSAGDGPGGEGSAYLAGSRGTLSDSEIETNSATSAIFGKAHSLKPSVKEKLVGSPVRFSEDVSQRVYLYEGLLGRDKGSMWDQLEDAAMETFSISKERSTLWDQMQFWEDAFLDAVMLEREGMGMDQGPQEMIDRYLSLGEHDRKRLEDDEDRLLATLLHNLISYMLLMKVNKNDIRKKVRRLMGKSHIGLVYSQQINEVLDQLANLNGRDLSIRSSGSRHMKKQTFVVHAGTDTNGDIFFMEVCDDCVVLRSNIGTVYERWWYEKLINMTYCPKTKVLCLWRRNGSETQLNKFYTKKCRELYYCVKDSMERAAARQQSIKPGPELGGEFPVQDMKTGEGGLLQVTLEGINLKFMHNQVFIELNHIKKCNTVRGVFVLEEFVPEIKEVVSHKYKTPMAHEICYSVLCLFSYVAAVRSSEEDLRTPPRPVSS, encoded by the exons ATGGTGCAAAAGAAGAAGTCCTGTCCTCGGTTACTTGACTACCTGGTGATCGTAGGGGCCAG GCACCCGAGCAGTGACAGTGTGGCCCAGACTCCGGAACTGCTACGGCGGTACCCACTAGAGGACCACTCGGAGTTTCCCCTGCCCCCGGATGTCGTGTTCTTCTGCCAGCCGGAGGGCTGCCTGAGCGTGCGGCAGCGGCGCATGACCCTGCGGGATGACACCTCTTTTGTCTTCACCCTCACGGACAAGGACACTGGTGTCACCCGATATGGCATCTGCGTCAACTTCTACCGCTCCTTCCAAAAGCGCGTGCCTAAGGAAAAGGGGGAGGCCGGGCCAGGGTCCCGGGGGAAGGAAGGGCCCCGAGCCCCCTTCGTCTCCGAGGAGGTGGGCCCCAAGACCTCGGAGAGCGGCCCATCCCTGCAGCCGCCCAGTGCCGACTCCACCCCAGACGTGAGCCAGTCTCCGCGGGCCAGACGCCGGGCCAAGGCGGGGAGCCGGTCCCGCAACAGCACGCTGACGTCCCTGTGCGTGCTCAGCCACTACCCCTTCTTCTCTACCTTCCGAGAGTGTCTGTACACCCTCAAGCGTCTGGTGGACTGCTGCAGCGAGCGCCTGCTGGGCAAGAAACTGGGCCTCCCTCGAGGCATACAGAG GGACACCATGTGGCGAATCTTTACTGGATCGTTGTTAGTGGAGGAGAAGTCAAGTGCCCTGCTGCACGACCTCCGGGAGATTGAGGCCTGGATCTACCGGTTGCTGCGCTCCCCGGTACCTGTCTCGGGGCAGAAGCGAGTGGACATTGAGGTCCTGCCCCAGGAGCTCCAGCAGGCTCTGACCTTTGCTCTCCCAGACCCCTCTCGATTCACCCTAGTGGACTTCCCGCTGCACCTCCCCCTGGAGCTTCTGGGTGTGGACGCCTGTCTACAGGTGCTCACCTGCATCCTGTTAGAGCACAAG GTTGTGCTCCAGTCCCGAGACTACAATGCACTCTCCATGTCCGTGATGGCCTTTGTGGCGATGATCTACCCCTTGGAGTATATGTTTCCTGTTATCCCACTGCTGCCCACCTGCATGGCATCAGCAGAACAG CTGCTCTTGGCTCCAACACCATACATCATCGGAGTCCCTGCCAGCTTCTTCCTCTACAAACTGGACTTCAAAATGCCTGATGACGTGTGGCTAGTAGATCTGGACAGCAATAGG GTGATTGCCCCCACTAATGCGGAAGTGCTGCCTATCCTGCCAGAGCCGGAATCGTTAGAGTTGAAGAAGCATTTGAAGCAG GCCCTCGCCAGCATGAGTCTCAACACCCAACCCATCCTCAATCTGGAGAAATTCCACGAGGGCCAGGAGATCCCCCTTCTCCTGGGAAGGCCTTCTAATGACCTGCAGTCCACACCTTCCACCGAGTTCAACCCGCTCATCTACGGCAATGATGTGGATTCGGTGGATGTTGCAACCAG AGTGGCCATGGTCCGTTTCTTCAACTCCCCCAACGTGCTGCAGGGCTTTCAGATGCACACACGTACCCTACGTCTCTTCCCCCGGCCCGTGGTGGCTTTCCAAGCCGGCTCCTTTTTAGCCTCACGCCCCCGGCAGACTCCTTTCGCCGAGAAACTGGCCAGGACTCAGGCCGTGGAGTACTTTGGAGAATGGATCCTGAACCCCACCAACTACGCCTTCCAGCGGATTCACAACA ACATGTTCGATCCAGCTCTGATTGGCGACAAGCCCAAGTGGTATGCCCACCAGCTGCAGCCCATTCACTATCGAGTGTATGACAGTGGTTCCCAACTGGCCGAGGCGCTGAGCGTGCCGCCCGAGCGAGACTCTGACTCTGACCCAACTGACGACAG TGGGAGTGACAGCATGGATTATGACGATTCAAGCTCTTCTTACTCTTCCCTTGGTGACTTTGTCAGCGAGATGATGAAATGCGATATCAACGGTGATACTCCTA ACGTGGACCCTCTGACGCACGCGGCACTGGGAGATGCCAGCGAGGTGGCGATTGAGGAGCTGCAGAAccagaaggaggcagaggaaccCGGCCCGGATGGCGAGAGCTCTCAGGAAAACCCGCCCCTGCGCTCCAGCCCCAGCACCACTGTGAGCAGTAGCCCCAGCACCATTATCCACGGCGCCAGCTCT GAACCTGTTGACTCAGCAGAGACCGACGATAAGGCGGCAGGAGGCGTCCCCAAGTCCGTACCCACCGTGCCTCCCGGCATGGGCAAGTGCAGCATGGACAGGCATCAGACAGAAACCGGAGAGGG GGCTCAAAAGCTGCTGCGGCCCAGCAGCTTGAAGCTGGCAAGTGACTCAGACGCAGAGTCGGACTCTCGAGCGAGCTCGCCCACCTCCACTGTCTCCAGCAACAGCACGGAGGGCTTCGGGGGCATCATGTCTTTGGCCA GCAGCCTGTATCGGAACCACAGCACCAGCTTCAGCCTTTCGAACCTCACACTGCCCACCAAAGGAGCCCGAGAGAAGAGCACGCCCTTCCCCAGTCTGAAAG GGCACAGGCGGGCGTTGGTGGACCAGAAGTCGTCCGTCATTAAACACAGCCCGACCGTGAAGAGAGAGCCCCCGTCACCCCAGGGCCGAGCCAGCAACTCTAG TGAGAACCAGCAGTTCCTGAAGGAGGTGGTGCACAGCGTGCTGGACGGCCAGGGCGTCGGCTGGCTCAACATGAAGAAGGTGCGGCGGCTGCTGGAGAGCGAGCAGCTGCGCGTCTTCGTCCTGAGCAAGCTGAACCGCACGGTGCAGTCCGAGGACGAGGCCCGGCAGGATGTCATCCCCGACGTG GAGATCAGCCGGAAGGTGTACAAGGGCATGTTGGATCTGCTCAAGTGCACAGTCCTCAGTCTGGAGCAGTCCTTTGCCCACGCTGGCCTGGGTGGCATGGCCAGCATCTTCGGGCTTCTGGAGATCGCCCAGACCCACTACTACAGTAAAG AACCAGACAAGCGGAAGAGAAGTCCCACAGAGAGCATCAGTACACCAGTCGGCAAGGATCCTGGCCTGGCTGGGCGGGGGGACCCAAAGGCCATGGCACAGCTGAGGGTCCCCCAGCTGGGACCTCTGGCACCGAGTGCCCCAGGAAAGAgtcccaaagaactggacacCAGAAGTCTAAAGGAAGAGAACTTTGTGGCATCTATCG AATTGTGGAGCAAGCACCAGGAAGTGAAAAATCAAAAAGCTTTGGAAAAACAGA GGCCTGAAGTAATCAAACCCACCTTTGACCTTGGTGAGACCGACGAGAAAAAGTCCCAGGTCAGCGCAGACAGTGGTGTGAGCCTGACATCTGGTTCCCAG AGGACCGATCCAGACTCTGTCATCAGTGTGAGTCCCGCTGTGATGATCCGAAGCTCAAGTCAGGACTCTGAA GTGAGCAACAGCTCCGGAGAGACCCTGGGAGCAGACAGCGACCTCAGCAGCAGTGCGGGTGATGGCCCAGGCGGCGAGGGCAGCGCCTACTTGGCAGGCTCTCGAGGCACCTTGTCTGACAGCGAGATCGAGACCAACTCTGCCACCAGTGCCATCTTT GGTAAAGCCCATAGCTTGAAGCCAAGTGTGAAGGAGAAGCTGGTGGGCAGCCCAGTTCGCTTTTCTGAAGACGTCAGCCAGCGAGTCTACCTCTACGAGGGACTCCTAG GAAGGGACAAAGGATCGATGTGGGACCAGTTAGAGGACGCTGCTATGGAGACCTTTTCTATAA GCAAAGAGCGTTCTACTTTATGGGACCAAATGCAGTTCTGGGAAGACGCGTTCTTAGATGCCGTGATGTTGGAGAGAGAAGGAATGGGCATGGACCAGGGTCCCCAGGAAATGATAGACAG GTACCTGTCCCTGGGAGAACACGACCGGAAGCGCCTGGAGGACGATGAAGACCGTCTGCTGGCCACACTCTTGCACAACCTCATCTCGTACATGCTGCTGATGAAG GTAAATAAGAATGACATCCGGAAGAAGGTGAGGCGCCTGATGGGAAAGTCCCATATTGGGCTTGTGTACAGTCAGCAAATCAATGAAGTCCTTGACCAGCTGGCCAACCTG AATGGACGCGATCTCTCCATCCGGTCCAGTGGCAGCCGGCACATGAAGAAGCAGACATTCGTGGTACATGCAGGGACAGACACGAATGGAGATATCTTTTTCATGGAG GTGTGTGACGACTGCGTGGTGCTGCGCAGTAACATCGGGACGGTGTACGAGCGCTGGTGGTACGAGAAACTCATCAACATGACCTACTGCCCCAAGACCAAGGTGCTGTGCTTGTGGCGCAGAAATGGCTCCGAGACCCAGCTCAACAAGTTCTATACTAAGAAG TGTCGGGAGCTGTACTACTGCGTGAAGGACAGCATGGAGCGCGCCGCCGCCCGCCAGCAGAGCATCAAGCCGG GGCCGGAATTGGGTGGCGAGTTCCCCGTGCAGGACATGAAGACTGGCGAGGGGGGCTTGCTGCAGGTCACCCTCGAAGGGATCAACCTCAAGTTCATGCACAACCAG